The Achromobacter pestifer genome includes a region encoding these proteins:
- a CDS encoding DMT family transporter has product MTPRLYALTLLSMLAFAGNSLLCRLALKQTAIDPATFVAIRIASGALVLWLVLRLCKPAKPLEGNWHGALALLAYALAFAYAYTRIPAGTGALLLFASIQISMILYGFFIGERLSITQGLGIGLAVAGLVILMLPSVSAPPLFHALLMIVAGIAWGVYSLLGRSARDAASATAGNFIRATPVALLLFLVHALTARVGYDAAGATYAVASGAVTSGLGYVFWYAALKGLKVTHAATVQLSVPVLTAFGGALFLNEPVTSILVTASVLILLGIALVVLVKRPA; this is encoded by the coding sequence ATGACACCCCGCCTGTACGCGCTCACCCTCCTCTCCATGCTGGCCTTCGCTGGCAACTCGCTGCTGTGCCGCCTTGCGCTCAAGCAGACCGCCATCGATCCGGCCACCTTTGTCGCCATCCGCATCGCTTCCGGCGCATTGGTGCTGTGGCTGGTGTTGCGCCTGTGCAAGCCGGCGAAGCCGCTGGAAGGCAATTGGCATGGGGCGTTGGCGCTGCTGGCCTATGCCCTGGCCTTCGCCTATGCCTACACGCGGATTCCGGCAGGCACGGGCGCCTTGCTGCTGTTCGCGTCGATCCAGATCAGCATGATTCTGTATGGATTCTTCATCGGCGAGAGGCTGAGCATCACGCAGGGGCTGGGCATAGGCCTGGCGGTGGCCGGCCTGGTGATCCTGATGCTGCCCAGCGTCAGCGCGCCGCCCTTGTTTCACGCCTTGCTGATGATCGTGGCCGGCATCGCTTGGGGCGTTTATTCCTTGCTGGGCCGCAGTGCCAGGGATGCGGCGTCGGCGACGGCGGGCAACTTCATCCGCGCCACGCCGGTCGCGCTGCTGCTGTTCCTCGTCCATGCCCTGACCGCGCGCGTGGGTTACGACGCGGCGGGCGCGACGTATGCCGTGGCGTCCGGCGCGGTGACTTCGGGCCTGGGCTATGTCTTCTGGTACGCGGCGCTCAAAGGGTTGAAAGTGACCCACGCCGCCACCGTGCAGCTCAGCGTACCGGTGCTGACCGCGTTTGGTGGAGCCCTGTTCCTGAATGAGCCCGTAACCTCCATCCTGGTGACGGCTTCGGTGCTGATCCTGCTTGGCATCGCGTTGGTGGTGCTGGTCAAGCGGCCCGCTTGA
- a CDS encoding SDR family oxidoreductase, with product MSALKKPLAVITGASSGIGLATARLFSAHGHPLLLLARRLEKMQALNLPDTLALSVDVTDRAALAAAVQEGEARFGPADALINNAGVMLLGDITRQDPDQWDRMLDVNVKGVLNGVHAVAAGMVQRKRGSIINISSVAGRKTFPNHVAYVGTKFAVHGLSENLREELSAHNVRVTTIAPGAVETELLGHTTDADIKTGYEAWKAEMGGKVLAAEDVANAIHYAYAQPDGVCVREIVLAATRQQA from the coding sequence ATGTCCGCCTTGAAAAAACCCCTCGCCGTCATCACGGGCGCCAGTTCCGGCATCGGCCTGGCCACCGCCCGACTGTTCTCGGCTCACGGCCACCCACTACTGCTGCTGGCCCGCCGGCTGGAAAAAATGCAGGCGCTGAACCTGCCCGATACCCTGGCGCTGTCCGTGGACGTGACCGACCGCGCCGCGCTAGCCGCCGCCGTGCAGGAAGGCGAAGCGCGCTTCGGCCCGGCCGATGCGCTCATCAACAACGCGGGCGTCATGCTGCTGGGCGACATCACGCGGCAAGACCCTGACCAATGGGACCGGATGCTGGACGTGAATGTCAAAGGCGTACTGAACGGCGTGCACGCAGTCGCGGCCGGCATGGTCCAGCGCAAGCGCGGCAGCATCATCAACATCAGCTCAGTGGCCGGCCGCAAGACCTTCCCCAATCACGTGGCCTACGTGGGCACCAAGTTCGCCGTGCACGGCTTGTCGGAAAACCTGCGCGAGGAGTTGTCGGCGCACAACGTGCGCGTAACCACGATCGCGCCAGGCGCCGTGGAGACCGAGCTGCTGGGCCACACCACCGACGCGGACATCAAGACGGGCTACGAAGCCTGGAAGGCCGAGATGGGCGGCAAGGTGCTGGCCGCCGAGGACGTGGCCAACGCTATCCACTACGCCTATGCGCAGCCGGACGGGGTGTGCGTGCGTGAAATCGTTCTGGCGGCGACGCGCCAGCAAGCGTAA
- a CDS encoding LysR family transcriptional regulator, producing MDSRQLKAFVAVFEERNITLAARRLHLSQPALSGTIKSLEDMLGTQLFTRQARGVAVTEDARILYPQARRILSQTDSMAQQFRHGSPASRVEIGVEADIAGQDIVAFMHAAREVVPALFVSVLEGCHGDARLATEDERCEDELFLPLSVDPYVLAMPAGSGADAALPWIVCPNHPTHQRLLPFYGAAANTPAAHAGSLRLALALTAAGAGLCVAPESLARSQAGVEIRPLDGLEMSRRVGLCYAVQSLDKSAVATLVERLGEHAFPGTHTA from the coding sequence ATGGATAGCCGTCAGCTCAAGGCTTTCGTCGCCGTGTTCGAAGAGCGCAACATCACGCTTGCCGCCCGCCGCCTGCATCTGAGCCAGCCCGCGCTGTCGGGCACGATCAAAAGCCTGGAGGACATGCTGGGCACGCAATTGTTCACGCGGCAGGCGCGGGGCGTGGCCGTGACGGAGGACGCCCGCATCCTGTATCCGCAGGCGCGGCGCATCCTGTCGCAAACGGACTCGATGGCGCAGCAGTTCCGCCACGGCTCGCCTGCGTCGCGCGTCGAGATCGGCGTGGAGGCAGATATTGCCGGGCAGGACATCGTCGCGTTCATGCACGCGGCGCGGGAAGTCGTGCCGGCGCTTTTCGTGAGCGTGCTTGAGGGCTGCCATGGCGATGCCCGGCTGGCGACCGAAGACGAGCGCTGCGAGGACGAGTTGTTCCTGCCGCTATCCGTCGATCCTTATGTGCTGGCCATGCCCGCAGGCAGCGGCGCGGACGCCGCACTGCCGTGGATCGTGTGCCCGAACCATCCCACGCATCAGCGGCTGCTGCCTTTCTACGGCGCGGCGGCAAACACGCCGGCCGCGCACGCGGGGTCGCTGCGCCTGGCATTGGCCTTGACCGCCGCCGGCGCAGGCCTATGCGTGGCGCCGGAGTCCCTGGCGCGGAGCCAGGCCGGCGTGGAGATCAGGCCGCTCGACGGGCTGGAGATGTCGCGTCGCGTGGGGCTTTGCTACGCGGTGCAATCGCTGGACAAGTCCGCGGTGGCAACGCTGGTGGAGCGGCTTGGGGAGCATGCGTTTCCAGGCACGCATACAGCATAG
- a CDS encoding tripartite tricarboxylate transporter substrate binding protein: MTRLSGAKLGRAVWGMTLAAVAFAASVSNAHADDYPSQPIKLIVPFAAGGGNDGIARLLGQLLSDGLKQPVVVENRPGAGGKLGVEQGLRSAPDGYTLTLISNSYSVNPSLYKLPFDPVEDMTPIGMIARAPFFVSVNPSVPVDSLGDLVALAKKKPGGLTYASSGTGGISHLAMEAFLKTAGITMVHIPYKGSAPALTDTVSGQVNAMLTTAGSTLPYREDKRLKVLAVTLPQRVSSAPDIPTVREAGVPYDVTVWYGIIAPKGVPPQVQAKLNAAINAAVVKPEMADRLKATGEAAAPGSPQAFRDQIVKEISLWGDVVREAGVTVN, translated from the coding sequence ATGACGAGGCTATCCGGCGCCAAGCTGGGCAGGGCGGTATGGGGGATGACACTGGCTGCCGTGGCGTTTGCCGCATCGGTTTCCAATGCGCACGCGGATGACTATCCTTCGCAGCCGATCAAGCTGATCGTGCCCTTTGCCGCCGGAGGCGGCAATGACGGGATCGCACGTCTCCTGGGGCAGTTGCTGTCCGATGGCCTGAAGCAGCCCGTGGTGGTGGAGAACCGCCCCGGCGCGGGCGGCAAGCTGGGCGTGGAACAGGGCCTGAGGTCGGCGCCCGATGGCTACACCCTGACCTTGATTTCCAATAGCTACTCAGTCAACCCCAGCCTGTACAAGCTGCCGTTCGATCCGGTGGAAGACATGACGCCGATCGGCATGATCGCGCGCGCGCCCTTCTTCGTGTCGGTCAATCCCAGCGTGCCGGTCGACAGCCTGGGCGATCTGGTGGCCCTGGCCAAGAAGAAGCCGGGCGGGTTGACCTATGCCTCGTCCGGCACGGGCGGCATATCGCATCTGGCGATGGAGGCCTTCTTGAAAACGGCCGGTATCACCATGGTCCACATCCCCTACAAGGGTTCCGCGCCGGCCTTGACGGACACCGTCTCAGGCCAGGTCAACGCGATGCTGACCACGGCGGGCTCGACCCTGCCTTACCGCGAGGACAAGCGCCTGAAGGTGCTGGCCGTGACCTTGCCGCAGCGCGTGTCCTCGGCGCCGGATATCCCGACGGTGCGCGAGGCTGGTGTGCCGTATGACGTGACGGTGTGGTACGGCATCATCGCGCCCAAGGGCGTGCCGCCGCAGGTGCAGGCTAAGCTCAACGCCGCGATCAATGCGGCCGTCGTGAAGCCCGAGATGGCTGATCGTCTCAAGGCGACCGGGGAAGCGGCCGCGCCGGGCAGTCCGCAGGCTTTTCGCGATCAGATCGTGAAGGAGATTTCTTTGTGGGGCGATGTGGTGCGCGAGGCGGGTGTGACTGTGAATTGA
- a CDS encoding HAD family hydrolase, producing the protein MAIKAVAFDVFGTLVRIERPTRPFRKLVRLLHEAGRPRQSDDGIRAMSKAIDLRQTASLFGGMVSEENLRCLEAELHEEIQSITLFADAAPTLAALKDQGIKIALCSNLAAPYGPPVLDLLPIQPDFCAWSYEAGAVKPQPEIYRYLCDGIACRPEEILMIGDTIEADMVGPRKFGMHGYHLDRHAAATSSTESVDSLNDVLTILSARY; encoded by the coding sequence ATGGCAATCAAGGCCGTAGCATTCGACGTATTTGGAACATTGGTCCGCATAGAACGGCCCACCCGCCCGTTCCGAAAGTTGGTCCGCCTGCTGCATGAAGCGGGCCGCCCCCGCCAGAGCGACGACGGCATCCGGGCGATGAGCAAGGCGATAGACCTGAGACAGACAGCCAGCTTGTTCGGCGGCATGGTCAGCGAAGAGAACTTGCGCTGCCTGGAAGCCGAACTGCATGAAGAAATCCAATCAATCACGCTGTTTGCTGATGCAGCCCCGACTCTGGCCGCCTTGAAAGATCAAGGAATCAAAATAGCGCTTTGCTCCAACCTCGCAGCGCCATACGGACCTCCGGTACTGGACTTGCTGCCCATCCAACCGGACTTTTGCGCCTGGTCATACGAAGCCGGCGCCGTGAAGCCACAGCCTGAGATCTACCGATACCTCTGCGATGGTATTGCGTGCCGGCCCGAAGAGATACTTATGATCGGCGACACCATTGAAGCCGATATGGTCGGGCCTCGGAAATTTGGCATGCATGGGTACCACTTGGACAGGCACGCGGCGGCGACGAGTTCAACTGAATCTGTGGACTCGCTGAATGACGTGCTCACGATCTTGTCTGCTCGCTATTGA
- a CDS encoding uracil-xanthine permease family protein, producing MQPASLTQPVPHGASDADPSHDLVYGPDDRPAPPVAFVAALQHLLAILVPIVTPGLLICQALGVSTRDTTLIVSMSLVISGIATYVQCKRFGPLGAGLLIVQGTSFNFVGPLIAGGSVMVKQGTPVEAVMAAIFGVVIAGSFVEMGISRILPFVKRLITPLVTGIVVLLIGLTLIKVGLISMGGGYSAMGNGTFASAENLTLSGLVLGTIILLNRVPVVWVRSTALVLALAVGYIAAAYMGRLDFTGAREAALFQIPTPLHFGLGFSWALFVPMLIIYLVTSLEAIGDVTATSKVSKQPVEGPLWMQRIKGGVLVNGANSLLAGVFNTFPSSVFAQNNGVIQLTGIASRHVGVWIAGMLVLLGLFPAVAGILQAVPEPVLGGAAMVMFGAVAASGINILAGIHLDRRALLIIAVSLALGLGVSQVPEILSHLPHAVKSVLESGVATGGICALVMNWFLPEKK from the coding sequence ATGCAACCCGCCTCCCTGACCCAACCTGTCCCCCACGGCGCCTCCGACGCCGACCCCAGCCACGACCTGGTCTACGGCCCCGACGACCGCCCCGCGCCTCCCGTGGCCTTCGTCGCCGCCTTGCAGCACCTGCTGGCCATCCTGGTTCCCATCGTCACCCCCGGCCTGCTGATCTGCCAGGCCCTGGGCGTAAGCACCCGCGACACCACCCTGATCGTGTCCATGTCGCTGGTCATCTCCGGCATCGCCACCTACGTCCAGTGCAAGCGCTTCGGCCCCCTGGGCGCCGGCCTGCTCATCGTGCAGGGCACCAGCTTCAACTTCGTCGGCCCGCTGATCGCGGGCGGCTCGGTCATGGTCAAGCAAGGCACCCCGGTCGAAGCCGTCATGGCCGCGATCTTCGGCGTAGTCATCGCCGGCTCCTTCGTCGAAATGGGCATCAGCCGCATCCTGCCCTTCGTCAAGCGCCTGATCACCCCGCTGGTCACCGGCATCGTCGTGCTGCTCATTGGCCTGACCCTGATCAAGGTCGGCCTCATCAGCATGGGCGGCGGCTACAGCGCCATGGGCAACGGCACCTTCGCCAGCGCCGAGAACCTGACCCTGTCGGGCCTGGTCCTGGGCACCATCATCCTGCTGAACCGCGTGCCGGTCGTGTGGGTGCGCAGCACCGCCCTGGTGCTGGCGCTGGCCGTCGGCTACATCGCCGCCGCCTATATGGGCCGCCTGGACTTCACCGGCGCCCGCGAAGCCGCCCTGTTCCAGATCCCCACGCCGCTGCACTTCGGCCTGGGCTTCTCGTGGGCGCTGTTCGTCCCCATGCTGATCATCTACCTGGTCACGTCCCTGGAAGCCATCGGCGACGTCACCGCCACCAGCAAGGTCTCCAAGCAGCCCGTCGAAGGCCCGCTTTGGATGCAGCGCATCAAGGGCGGCGTCTTGGTCAACGGCGCCAACTCGCTCTTGGCCGGCGTCTTCAACACCTTCCCCAGCTCGGTCTTCGCGCAGAACAACGGCGTGATCCAGCTGACCGGCATCGCCAGCCGCCACGTCGGCGTATGGATCGCCGGCATGCTGGTCCTGCTGGGCCTGTTCCCGGCCGTGGCAGGCATCCTGCAGGCCGTGCCCGAGCCCGTGCTGGGCGGCGCCGCCATGGTCATGTTCGGCGCGGTCGCCGCGTCCGGCATCAACATCCTGGCCGGCATCCACCTGGACCGCCGCGCGCTGCTCATCATCGCCGTGTCCCTGGCCCTGGGCCTGGGCGTGTCGCAAGTGCCGGAAATCCTGTCGCACCTGCCCCATGCCGTGAAGAGCGTGCTGGAGTCGGGCGTGGCCACCGGCGGCATCTGCGCGCTGGTGATGAACTGGTTCCTGCCTGAGAAGAAGTAA
- a CDS encoding DKNYY domain-containing protein — MQKRAKWALITLVLIIAALPMFLLFWLMDGDDFAAVDRGQSYGNSIYKNYEGGVYAAVPSNGYYRLDQADPASFQTFDTGAYDGRQAARDQRHVYCGNQILPDMQPASVRYLGNSYFSDGAVTYHCSLHSVLNRELGMLDEFRQKILYRADAGPKPQTYLYPFTALPASAQPYRPLLDRDVATDGSRVFYRGLEMPQADPASLRRVPAGRDGDVRPSDDFFADGRRVYFHQQLLPLSDDPGLYAFMVGDLYRQPYLYDRRDGMVYVGAQPFDAAQAPYRLLNERGRHVYQALFAGRNGIYFYNTQTRKQERAGDDPFASGSFTELSPYVYTDGKQVLFLQARESWARSSRGGGGGLVSRSTLINRLQGEPAGEWKKLGAVYHGFGTVWQKGDALYYFDELGPTQLVFDPIYRILDRAAADFLLGSQETRQIRTADIRKLIRDGKLAVPPYEGVLEAKTRYRKVFSIF; from the coding sequence ATGCAAAAACGCGCCAAATGGGCCTTGATCACGCTGGTCCTGATCATTGCCGCGCTGCCGATGTTCCTGCTGTTCTGGTTGATGGACGGCGATGATTTCGCGGCGGTGGACCGTGGACAGTCGTACGGCAACAGCATCTATAAGAACTATGAGGGTGGCGTCTACGCGGCCGTTCCCAGCAACGGCTACTACCGCCTGGACCAGGCCGATCCGGCGAGTTTCCAGACGTTCGATACCGGCGCCTACGACGGCAGGCAGGCGGCCCGGGACCAGCGCCACGTGTATTGCGGCAACCAGATCCTGCCGGACATGCAGCCGGCCTCGGTGCGCTACCTGGGCAACAGCTACTTCAGCGACGGAGCGGTCACTTATCACTGCTCGCTGCACAGCGTGCTCAACCGGGAACTGGGCATGCTGGACGAGTTCAGGCAGAAGATCCTGTACCGGGCGGACGCCGGCCCCAAGCCGCAGACCTACCTGTATCCGTTCACGGCCCTGCCGGCCAGCGCCCAGCCGTACCGGCCCTTGCTGGACCGCGACGTGGCCACGGATGGCTCGCGCGTGTTTTACCGCGGGCTTGAAATGCCGCAGGCGGATCCGGCCTCGCTGCGGCGCGTGCCCGCGGGCCGGGACGGCGACGTGCGGCCCAGCGACGATTTCTTCGCCGACGGACGCCGCGTCTATTTTCATCAGCAACTGCTGCCGCTGTCGGACGATCCCGGCTTGTACGCCTTCATGGTGGGCGACCTGTACCGCCAGCCCTATCTCTACGACCGGCGCGACGGCATGGTGTATGTCGGCGCTCAGCCTTTCGACGCGGCGCAGGCGCCGTACCGGCTGTTGAACGAGCGTGGCCGGCACGTGTATCAGGCGCTGTTCGCAGGCCGGAACGGCATCTATTTCTACAACACGCAGACGCGCAAGCAGGAACGGGCCGGCGACGATCCCTTCGCTTCGGGATCCTTCACCGAGCTGTCGCCCTACGTGTACACGGACGGCAAACAGGTGCTGTTCCTGCAGGCCCGGGAATCTTGGGCCCGTTCTTCGCGCGGCGGAGGCGGAGGGCTGGTGTCCCGGTCGACGTTGATCAATCGGCTGCAGGGCGAGCCGGCGGGGGAATGGAAAAAGCTCGGTGCGGTTTATCACGGCTTCGGCACCGTCTGGCAGAAGGGGGACGCGCTTTACTACTTCGACGAGCTGGGCCCGACGCAGCTCGTCTTCGACCCGATCTACCGGATACTGGACCGCGCCGCGGCGGATTTCCTGCTGGGCTCGCAGGAGACGCGGCAGATCAGGACGGCGGATATCCGCAAGCTGATCCGGGACGGCAAGCTGGCGGTGCCGCCGTATGAAGGCGTGTTGGAGGCGAAGACGCGTTATCGCAAGGTCTTCTCCATTTTCTGA
- the htpG gene encoding molecular chaperone HtpG: MSQTATPSTSETLGFQAEVKQLLHLMIHSLYSNKEIFLRELVSNASDACDKLRFEAIDQPDLLEGNGELAITVSYDKAARTITISDNGIGLSRDEAVANLGTIARSGTREFFSQLTGDKQKDAQLIGQFGVGFYSSFIVADKVTVVSRRAGATDAIQWESDGQGEFTIAAAEKATRGTDVTLHLRADEDELLNGWKLREILRRYSDHISLPIRMAKEEWDQEKGEQVKTEELETVNQANALWARSKSDVTEEQYREFYKTVSHDYDDPLAWTHNRVEGRSEYTQLLYVPKHAPMDMWDRDGRHGVKLYVKRVFIMDDADQLLPSYLRFVRGVIDSADLPLNVSREILQESRDVRAIREGSAKRILSLLEDMAENKPEDYATFWSEFGQVLKEGAGEDSANLERIAKLMRFASTQTGDQAQTVSFADYVSRMKDGQDKIYYVTADTFAAASNSPHLEIFRKKGIEVLLLSDRVDEWMLSYLREFDGKSLVSVAKGGLDLAELADEEEKKHQAEVAEDFKPLVERLQKTLEDQVKEVRVTLRLVDSPACVVVGQNELSPHLLRMLKAAGQEAPNVKPVLEINPEHPLLARIRAADDGEFDQWARLLLDQALLAEGAQIADPAAFVKRLNALLLK; this comes from the coding sequence ATGAGCCAAACCGCCACGCCTTCCACGTCCGAAACCCTGGGGTTCCAGGCAGAGGTGAAGCAGCTGCTGCACCTGATGATCCATTCGCTGTACAGCAACAAGGAAATCTTCCTGCGCGAGCTGGTGTCGAACGCATCGGACGCCTGCGACAAGCTGCGCTTCGAGGCCATCGACCAGCCCGATCTGCTGGAAGGCAATGGCGAACTGGCCATCACGGTCAGCTACGACAAGGCCGCCCGCACCATCACCATCTCCGACAACGGCATCGGCCTGTCGCGTGACGAAGCCGTGGCCAACCTGGGCACGATTGCGCGCTCCGGCACGCGGGAATTCTTCTCGCAGCTGACTGGCGACAAGCAGAAGGATGCGCAGCTGATCGGTCAGTTCGGCGTGGGCTTCTATTCGTCGTTCATCGTGGCCGACAAGGTCACGGTGGTCAGCCGCCGCGCCGGCGCCACGGACGCGATCCAGTGGGAATCCGACGGCCAGGGTGAATTCACCATCGCTGCCGCCGAGAAGGCCACGCGCGGCACGGACGTCACGCTGCACCTGCGCGCCGACGAAGACGAATTGCTCAATGGCTGGAAGCTGCGCGAGATCCTGCGCCGCTATTCGGACCACATCTCCCTGCCCATCCGCATGGCCAAGGAAGAGTGGGACCAGGAGAAGGGCGAGCAGGTCAAGACCGAAGAACTGGAAACGGTGAACCAGGCCAATGCGCTGTGGGCCCGCAGCAAGTCCGACGTCACGGAAGAGCAGTACCGCGAGTTCTACAAGACGGTGTCGCACGACTACGACGACCCGCTGGCCTGGACCCACAACCGCGTGGAAGGCCGCAGCGAATATACGCAGCTGCTGTACGTGCCCAAGCATGCGCCCATGGACATGTGGGACCGCGACGGCCGCCACGGCGTGAAGCTGTACGTGAAGCGCGTCTTCATCATGGACGACGCCGACCAGCTGCTGCCTTCGTACCTGCGTTTCGTGCGCGGTGTGATCGATTCGGCGGACCTGCCGCTGAACGTCTCGCGTGAAATCCTGCAGGAAAGCCGCGATGTGCGCGCCATCCGCGAGGGTTCGGCCAAGCGCATCCTGTCGCTGCTGGAAGACATGGCGGAGAACAAGCCGGAAGACTACGCCACGTTCTGGTCGGAGTTCGGCCAGGTGCTGAAGGAAGGCGCGGGCGAGGACTCGGCCAACCTGGAGCGCATCGCCAAGCTCATGCGCTTCGCATCGACGCAGACGGGCGACCAGGCTCAGACCGTGTCGTTCGCCGACTACGTGTCGCGCATGAAGGACGGCCAGGACAAGATCTACTACGTCACGGCGGATACCTTCGCCGCGGCCAGCAACAGCCCGCATCTGGAAATCTTCCGCAAGAAGGGCATCGAGGTCCTGCTGCTGTCGGACCGCGTCGATGAATGGATGCTGTCCTACCTGCGCGAATTCGACGGCAAGTCGCTGGTGTCGGTGGCCAAGGGCGGCCTGGATCTGGCCGAGCTGGCCGACGAGGAAGAAAAGAAGCACCAGGCCGAAGTGGCCGAGGACTTCAAGCCGCTGGTCGAGCGCCTGCAGAAGACGCTGGAAGACCAGGTCAAGGAAGTGCGCGTGACCCTGCGCCTGGTGGATTCGCCGGCTTGCGTGGTGGTGGGCCAGAACGAACTCAGCCCGCACCTGTTGCGCATGCTGAAGGCCGCCGGCCAGGAAGCGCCGAACGTCAAGCCGGTGCTGGAAATCAACCCCGAGCATCCGCTGCTGGCGCGTATCCGCGCGGCCGACGACGGCGAGTTCGACCAGTGGGCGCGTCTGCTGCTGGATCAGGCGCTGCTGGCCGAAGGCGCGCAGATCGCGGACCCGGCCGCGTTCGTGAAGCGGCTGAATGCGTTGCTGCTGAAGTAA
- a CDS encoding helix-turn-helix domain-containing protein, translating into MSKTDMSEALAGGAGVTIRTSTELGELVKAVRRSQGLLQADLAGLSGTGNRYVVDLERGKPTLQLQKVLDMLDLLGLEVQVVPKRASLP; encoded by the coding sequence ATGTCCAAGACCGATATGTCCGAGGCGCTGGCAGGTGGGGCTGGCGTAACGATCCGCACATCGACCGAGCTGGGCGAGTTGGTGAAAGCCGTGCGGCGCTCCCAAGGCTTGCTGCAGGCGGATCTGGCTGGTTTGTCCGGCACAGGCAACCGCTACGTGGTGGATCTGGAGCGTGGCAAGCCCACGCTGCAATTGCAGAAGGTGCTGGACATGCTCGATCTGCTGGGTCTTGAAGTGCAGGTGGTGCCCAAGCGCGCGAGCCTGCCATGA
- a CDS encoding type II toxin-antitoxin system HipA family toxin produces MTAVDALDIYHADRKVGRLFDERPLRFLYDDTWLNQASAHAISPSVPLRSGDHTGDAVHAFFENLLPEGHVRKFLQVSRHATTVFGLLRSVGGDTASGLTILPQGERPAPAHYRPTTWQEIAARLRNTAVPALVSENAEGARISLAGAQDKLLLTVMPNGSPAIPEGAAPSTHILKPDIRGFDKVWPSALNETLVMQLAASLGLGAAQASYQRDTRACLIERYDRVPGDDGELIRMHQLDLCQLAGKPSDVKYESDGGPSLAQCRAMLGSMGVGAADLKRFLQWVLFNLCVGNNDSHAKNLSVLQTAGGMYRLAPFYDLMCTAIYPGLARNFALSIGGEMKPGAIGPEQLDAMARELGFAGRYVRTVGVALTSALPGVLAQVQAALSEQVAAGTERALVERLGRWINTNTQKLAKHWGWES; encoded by the coding sequence ATGACCGCCGTCGATGCGCTGGACATCTATCACGCAGACCGCAAGGTCGGACGCTTGTTCGACGAGCGGCCCTTGCGTTTCTTGTATGACGACACTTGGCTGAATCAGGCCAGTGCGCACGCCATCTCGCCGTCGGTGCCTTTGCGCAGCGGCGATCACACGGGCGACGCAGTGCATGCCTTCTTTGAAAATTTGCTGCCCGAAGGGCATGTGCGCAAGTTCCTGCAGGTCAGCCGGCATGCCACCACGGTCTTCGGCCTGCTGCGCAGCGTGGGGGGAGATACCGCCAGCGGGTTGACCATATTGCCGCAAGGCGAGCGTCCCGCGCCGGCGCATTATCGGCCCACGACCTGGCAGGAGATTGCAGCGCGTCTGCGGAACACCGCCGTGCCCGCGTTGGTGTCGGAGAATGCCGAGGGTGCGCGGATTTCGCTGGCGGGGGCGCAAGACAAGCTGTTGCTGACGGTGATGCCAAACGGATCGCCCGCGATCCCCGAAGGCGCCGCGCCGTCTACGCATATCCTGAAGCCAGACATCAGAGGCTTCGACAAGGTCTGGCCGTCGGCGTTGAACGAAACGTTGGTGATGCAGTTGGCCGCCAGCCTGGGCCTAGGGGCGGCGCAGGCCAGTTATCAGCGCGATACGCGCGCTTGCCTGATCGAGCGTTACGACCGCGTGCCCGGCGACGACGGCGAGTTGATTCGGATGCATCAATTGGATCTTTGCCAACTGGCAGGTAAACCCTCCGACGTGAAGTACGAATCGGATGGCGGTCCGTCCCTGGCGCAATGCCGCGCCATGCTGGGAAGCATGGGCGTGGGCGCGGCGGACCTGAAGCGCTTTCTGCAGTGGGTGTTGTTCAATCTGTGCGTGGGCAACAACGACAGCCACGCCAAGAATCTGTCCGTGTTGCAGACGGCAGGCGGAATGTACCGGCTGGCGCCGTTTTACGATTTGATGTGCACCGCGATCTATCCCGGGCTGGCGCGCAATTTCGCCTTGTCGATCGGCGGTGAAATGAAGCCCGGCGCGATCGGGCCGGAGCAATTGGACGCGATGGCGCGCGAGCTGGGGTTTGCGGGGCGCTATGTCAGGACGGTCGGCGTGGCGTTGACGAGCGCGCTGCCCGGCGTTTTGGCGCAGGTGCAAGCGGCCCTGTCGGAGCAGGTCGCCGCCGGCACGGAGCGCGCATTGGTGGAGCGCTTGGGCCGCTGGATCAACACCAATACCCAAAAGCTCGCGAAACACTGGGGCTGGGAGTCCTAG